The genomic window TGCTGTCTTTGCGAATCTGCAAACAAGCCTGGAAAATCAAACTGGAGTGCCGCTAGAGATCGATATTCTACGGGAGGACAAGAAGCGAGAACTGATCTATCTGATTCTGCGAAAATATGAGGATCTCATTGCGGAGCTACGTTATTCTCAAGCGGCGTTAGATCTGCTCGAACAAAAGCGATCGATGCTCTTACTAGATTTGTGGCAAGCAACTGTTGCAGACTTTTTTGGACGCTATGCCACCGTTGAAGTGCATGGAACTGCGATCGAAATCGTCAATGTTTTGCTGCAAGACGGATCAATTGTTGAGCCTGCCATTCTGGACAAAATTCCTGGTTTTATAGAATTGCTGGCTCATCTCCTCTTCCAGTCTCCGATCGTCGTAGACAGTACGCCCTACTCACCCGGAAATCCGGCGGCGCTGGAACGAGCAGAACTGCTATTGGAAAATCTGCTCATTCAGGTTGCAAATGCAGTCGTTCAACCCTTGCTCAATCGCTTTGCCAACGTGGAAGCAATCAAGCAAACCTTCTACGATCGTCGCCTGCTGTCTAGTCGGGAGGTTGAACGGTTCCGCAATGACCTCTCCTGGAAATATCGGGTTGAACGGTACTTTAATGAACCAAAGGATATTTTCGAGAGCCAATATCGCCTGTTTACCTTCACCGGACGCGGCATTCAACGAACAACAATCTACACCCCCCGAAACCAAGAACTGGCAGAACTCAGCGGTATTCCCCTGGTTGTGACTGTGGCACTAGAAACGAGAGATGCAATTGCGCCGAGAGTTCGATCGACTGTTGCTTTTGTTGGCAATGGGGTGATCTACGTTCTCACTAACGTGATCGGACGCGGTATTGGCTTAATTGGACGCGGCATTTTAGAAGGTATCGGCAACGTTTTTCAGGACGATCGCTTCAGCCGCAAATAACTGTTCACACCCGGTTGGCTTCACCCAGGAGTATTTCGATCGATTCCCTGCTGCTCCTCTGATTCCTGCGATTTGCCCTCAGCCTTTACAATCATTAAAGTATCGATACCCTGTAAAGCGGTTCTGTTCAATGCGTTTTCAATCCTGGCAAAGATTTTTTTCTCGCCTAATCTTGAGTACAGTCCTCGGACTCGTTGTTTTTCTGGGTAGCACTGCTCCTGCACTCGCTAACCTGGATGACGACCATTTCGACGGCAACATTTTCCCCCTCTATGCTGGCAATGGCTCTCTCGTTCCACCAAGAGTAACTCTGGCACAGTCTTTTGAAAGCGATAAACCAACCCTTTTGGTTTTTTATGTTGACGACAGCAAAGACTGCAAAGAGTATGTCACGGTGGTTTCACGTTTAGATGGGTTCTATGGTTGGGCAGCAAACTTTATTCCGGTCAACGTTGACTCAATTCCGCCTAAAGCCAACTACACCCCCACAGAACCGGGCTACTACTACAAAGGCTATGTGCCACAGACAGTCTTATTTGACCAGTCCAACAAAATTGTGCTGAATGAGACGGGTAATATTTCCCTGGAGCAGGTCGATGATGTGTTTCGGAAGGTTTTTGATCTGCTGCCTCGATCTGAATCAGTTGAGCTAAAACGACGCAGAGTCAATGAAGTTAGTACCGAACTCGCACCGTAATGCTCCATAAAAAAGTGCAGCAAGCTCAATGACCTGCTGCCCGATCGAATATGAGAATTTGTTCAGTGGACTTTAGACAACCTCAAACCAACGAGACAGAGAACGATACAAATATTGCCGCTTCAACTGTTTCATGTCTAAAGTTCCACTTTACGAACGACCACGCTTTTCCTGCTCAAGCCGTCGCCGTTTATCACGCCATTCAGCGGATGTGAGATAAGCAACCCCACCTGTGACTGCCACCAGCAGAGCCAGTGCCAGAACGGCAAGGATACTAAGGAGGGAGTCTTCAAGTCTCATGTCTATGGTGATCCTGTATCCTACAAGCTACAAAAAGCTGACTAGAAGCCGTTGCGTGCCCAGACTACCATTGCGATCGAAAAGGTAAACACTGACAAAAGAGAAACCCATCCTAAAGTCAAGATATCCATGAGAATCCAAAACTAAGATGATCTAAGCATTACAGATTTAATCATAATGCAAACCTGTGACGCATATTGGGTTAATCACGGTTGGGTAGTGGGTAACGGGTCATTGCTGATAGATGTCGCTGTACTTCCCCAATCCTGCTGTCTGCCTTCTGCTCCCTGCCTCCTGCTGCCTCATGATTGCTGAAACCTATCGTGACCGCCTCCATGCCAGTCAAAAAAACCGCCTGACGCTTTGTTTCATCACTGCGACAGCCATTCATCTGGGTGCGATCGGGGCAGGATTCACGCTTCAACATTTTCAATCTGCTGCTACTTCCCCCAAAAACAAGAAACCCTCTCCCATTACTGTTGAATTTGTCTATCTTGACCCGAAGTCTAACTCAGCCCCAAAGCCAGGTTCTGCCGATCGCCATGCTCAAATAGACTCAACTGCTGCAGGGCAACATAACCCTAACCTTCCTATTAGTCCCGGAAAACCAGTGCCCCCACGCGCTGCTCAAAGCACTCCACCTGCTCCAGCCCCCGTTCCTCCGGCTCCCCTTCCCCGCGTTCCGCCTCCCCGTCCTTTCTCTCCTTCTACCCTCCGGCTCCAAACCACAAATCGCTCTCTCCCAGAACAGGCTCCGGCTCCAACTCGATCGAGCGCTGCTTCCAGTCCGGTTCCAGTTCAGCCCAGGTCTCCATCGCTCCCTCCCCGTCTCCAAAACCCCAATGCTCAAAGCTCCAATGCTCAAAGCCCCAATGCTCAAAGTCTAAATGCTCAACTAGGGCGTGGATTAGATGGAGCCTTGAATCCCAATCGGACGGCGGCTGGAAATGGCAGCGTAGATGCGACAAGGGATGATCTCTGGGGCACTTATATTTCAGCGTTGAACCAGAAAATTGATCAAAACTGGCAGCGAATTTCAGTGACCACTAATCGGCAGGCAAAAGTTCGGTTTGAGGTCGATCGCCAGGGGCAGTTAGTGAACTTGCAGTTGATTCAGCCTTCTGGAGATGCCAGAGCAGATATGACAGCACTGCAGTCGATTCGGGCTGCTGCTCCTTTTGCACCGCTTCCGCGTGGAGCCAATGAAGAAATGTTGGTGATAAATTTTACATTCACCTATCGCGTTACGGCTCTGTCCAACTCTGCTGCTGAGACGGCAGGTTCGCAATGATATTTCATGTTTGATTTAAGTCAGATTCGTTAAGCTCAAAGTATTGATTCTTCCCCAGAAATTATATGTTTGTTATTACCAATGCAGAATTACAGCGTCCTAGATGGCGTGTGGCTGTTGTCGCTACATTAGCCTTCTGGATGAGTGCAAGTTTGCTGCTTGATTTGGTTATTATGCCAGGGCTATACAGTGCTGGAATGCTGACTGAACCGGGATTTGCAGCCGCAGGCTATTCGATTTTTGAAATGTTCAATCATCTGGAATTGCTTTGTGCTGCGGTTGTTTTAACCGGAGTCCTGGTTTTGAGAACGCAAAAGCCAACGGGACAAGCTTATCTGCGGGCAACTTCCCTGGCTCTAGGAATGCTGGCGATCGTTTTGATTTATACCTACGAACTCACTCCTCAAATGAGTGCTTTAGGAATGCAGCTCAACTGGTTTGACTCAGCGTTAACCGTTCCAGCAGGCATGAACCAGTTGCATTGGAGCTATTGGATTTTAGAGCTTTGCAAATTGGCGATTGGCGGCACAATTCTCCGCTGGTGCTGGTCAACTTCTCGTTAAACAAGCAGCAATGCTATTGCGGCAAGGTGTTCTCAGGTAAAGTTGGATCGCTATCGATATAAGGGGATTGGAAAAGGGTCGCAACACTTTGTAAAACAGGTGCAAACAGAGTTAGCAAAATAATCAACAGCACAAGCCCAATTCCTGACCCTTGATTTTCCCCTTCTGAAATATCTTTTCTGAACCCGCACCAAAGACAGTAATAACGATCGAGATCCCGCTGCACTAGAGAGTTCTTAGAACATTTTGGACAAGGATAAAACGGGTCTTTCTCTTTCAACTCAACAATTTCACTTCTCATCTTTTCAACCTCCAAATTTGTCTCTTAATCATCAGTGAAGAACTAAGGATGATTGTGACAACTCGATCGAAAAAGATAGCAAGTGAAAAATGATTGGAGCAGAGCGTGAACAGTCAACCTGCTTCTATTCTCGTTTTGGTTT from Trichocoleus sp. includes these protein-coding regions:
- a CDS encoding DUF3685 domain-containing protein; its protein translation is MSDATALPSRLLRLMLIDADPVFRLGLRFGLSAFPDIQIMSEAPDGETALQLLASRFNAMTSGTSSGVIAETIDPPNPNLTAGIDLIALDIELGRTNPEQIQGLTLCQQLKTQYPNLPVLLFSPNADPLFLAAAEQAGANGFCLKSAELPDLIGTIRQAAFGQPLIQAPRPSLSVAPPSTPSALVLLRNWRRSGNQQIDRALTEVTNALQDLSLSPLDRTILSGRYRELRAARWLLNRLLDTPILPEPAPAAPNAQPLIRSTDTSSSLPHSSSLISPAVNPSPPADLQNLQSIVFDAVFANLQTSLENQTGVPLEIDILREDKKRELIYLILRKYEDLIAELRYSQAALDLLEQKRSMLLLDLWQATVADFFGRYATVEVHGTAIEIVNVLLQDGSIVEPAILDKIPGFIELLAHLLFQSPIVVDSTPYSPGNPAALERAELLLENLLIQVANAVVQPLLNRFANVEAIKQTFYDRRLLSSREVERFRNDLSWKYRVERYFNEPKDIFESQYRLFTFTGRGIQRTTIYTPRNQELAELSGIPLVVTVALETRDAIAPRVRSTVAFVGNGVIYVLTNVIGRGIGLIGRGILEGIGNVFQDDRFSRK
- a CDS encoding thylakoid membrane photosystem I accumulation factor yields the protein MSTVLGLVVFLGSTAPALANLDDDHFDGNIFPLYAGNGSLVPPRVTLAQSFESDKPTLLVFYVDDSKDCKEYVTVVSRLDGFYGWAANFIPVNVDSIPPKANYTPTEPGYYYKGYVPQTVLFDQSNKIVLNETGNISLEQVDDVFRKVFDLLPRSESVELKRRRVNEVSTELAP
- the petN gene encoding cytochrome b6-f complex subunit PetN, whose product is MDILTLGWVSLLSVFTFSIAMVVWARNGF
- a CDS encoding TonB family protein; the encoded protein is MIAETYRDRLHASQKNRLTLCFITATAIHLGAIGAGFTLQHFQSAATSPKNKKPSPITVEFVYLDPKSNSAPKPGSADRHAQIDSTAAGQHNPNLPISPGKPVPPRAAQSTPPAPAPVPPAPLPRVPPPRPFSPSTLRLQTTNRSLPEQAPAPTRSSAASSPVPVQPRSPSLPPRLQNPNAQSSNAQSPNAQSLNAQLGRGLDGALNPNRTAAGNGSVDATRDDLWGTYISALNQKIDQNWQRISVTTNRQAKVRFEVDRQGQLVNLQLIQPSGDARADMTALQSIRAAAPFAPLPRGANEEMLVINFTFTYRVTALSNSAAETAGSQ